In [Leptolyngbya] sp. PCC 7376, a genomic segment contains:
- a CDS encoding DUF4278 domain-containing protein, which translates to MKFSYRGIHFDRNPVTVEAEEGKTIGKYRGSELHAHTPKKRLNVVHHKNLKYRGASY; encoded by the coding sequence ATGAAATTCTCTTACAGAGGCATTCATTTCGACCGTAACCCAGTGACTGTTGAAGCGGAAGAAGGCAAGACTATCGGCAAATACCGTGGTTCTGAACTCCATGCTCACACTCCGAAGAAGCGCTTGAATGTTGTTCACCACAAAAATCTCAAGTACCGTGGCGCAAGCTACTAG
- a CDS encoding acyl-CoA dehydrogenase family protein, which yields MGQTFENQKDWLKLQTYLHNVVTPIAEELDQNPQVLGECLQRLGDRHLLGLKVTTEFGGSGFSSLEYGLAVTEIARASGMLAFLQTQHQSAAGMIARFGSDSQRQWLPQLVTGAIKIGVGFSHLRRSGEPMVQAIPTDDGYLLTGTIPWITGYGFFERAIAGATLPNGDELYGFIPLKQTKQNTGGKIDCGEPLPLAAMGMSQTVVVMLDQWQLTKDEILVIKPAGSIQKGDRKNVLKHGFFALGCAYGCLDFLQQKLEPSQFNPLKTRLTQLRDEMVKASQELDSNFEQQLALRIQVVAIAQEYAQIALISSGGAGNLLSHPAQRLYREALMFSVFGQTSTIRNATLQTLIG from the coding sequence TTGGGTCAAACGTTTGAGAATCAAAAGGATTGGCTAAAGTTACAAACATATCTACATAATGTCGTCACCCCTATAGCAGAAGAGCTTGATCAAAATCCTCAGGTGCTCGGGGAATGTTTACAGAGATTAGGCGATCGCCACCTCCTTGGGTTAAAAGTAACGACGGAATTTGGTGGGTCGGGATTTTCCTCACTCGAATATGGATTAGCTGTCACTGAAATTGCAAGAGCATCGGGGATGCTGGCTTTTTTGCAAACGCAACATCAAAGTGCCGCTGGCATGATTGCTCGATTCGGATCAGATTCCCAACGGCAATGGTTGCCGCAATTAGTTACTGGAGCGATAAAAATTGGGGTTGGATTTTCCCATCTACGTCGTTCGGGAGAACCAATGGTACAGGCAATCCCAACTGATGATGGCTACCTGCTTACGGGCACAATTCCATGGATTACAGGATATGGTTTCTTTGAAAGGGCGATCGCCGGAGCCACTTTACCGAACGGCGATGAACTATACGGCTTTATCCCTCTCAAACAAACAAAACAAAACACTGGCGGAAAAATCGACTGCGGTGAACCATTACCTTTAGCGGCGATGGGGATGAGCCAAACAGTGGTGGTAATGCTAGACCAATGGCAACTCACTAAAGATGAGATTTTAGTCATTAAACCTGCTGGCAGTATCCAGAAAGGCGATCGCAAAAATGTATTAAAGCATGGCTTTTTTGCCCTCGGCTGTGCCTATGGCTGCTTAGATTTCCTTCAACAAAAATTAGAACCTTCCCAATTCAATCCTTTAAAAACTCGCCTAACTCAACTACGAGACGAGATGGTTAAAGCGAGTCAAGAATTAGACTCTAATTTTGAACAACAACTGGCACTGAGAATTCAGGTGGTGGCAATCGCCCAAGAATATGCCCAGATTGCTCTCATTAGTTCTGGGGGAGCCGGAAATCTCCTGAGTCATCCCGCACAACGACTGTACCGAGAAGCCCTAATGTTTAGTGTTTTTGGGCAAACTTCAACAATTCGCAACGCAACATTACAAACATTGATCGGCTAA
- a CDS encoding 4-hydroxy-3-methylbut-2-enyl diphosphate reductase, protein MDTRAFKRSLNHSDNYHRRGFGHEDEVADMMNSEYQSGLIQEIRDNNYSLTRGDATIYLAEAFGFCWGVERAVAMAYETRKHFPTEKIWVTNEIIHNPSVNNRLRDMNVHFIDVINGEKDFSGVTQGDVVILPAFGATVQEMELLNNRGCTIVDTTCPWVSKVWTSVEKHKKQDYTSLIHGKYKHEETVATSSFAGKYLVLLNLDEANYVRDYILNGGDRQAFLDKFKNAYSEGFDPEIDLERVGVANQTTMLKSETEQMGKLFEQTMLEKFGPTELNQHFMSFNTICDATQERQDAMFDLVKEDLDLMVVIGGFNSSNTTHLQEIAVDYKIPSYHIDSGDRLLADNRIEHKPLGEDITTQDNWLPSGKLKIGITSGASTPDKVVEDVIAHIFTEKAEPAVLA, encoded by the coding sequence ATGGATACCAGAGCCTTTAAACGTTCCCTTAACCATTCCGATAATTATCACCGTCGTGGCTTTGGGCATGAAGATGAAGTCGCTGACATGATGAACAGCGAGTATCAAAGTGGCTTAATCCAAGAAATTCGAGACAATAATTACAGTCTTACGCGTGGTGATGCAACGATTTACCTTGCTGAAGCTTTTGGCTTTTGCTGGGGTGTGGAACGAGCAGTGGCAATGGCCTATGAAACACGCAAACATTTCCCCACGGAGAAAATTTGGGTCACAAATGAAATCATTCATAATCCCTCCGTTAATAACCGTCTGCGGGATATGAATGTGCATTTTATTGATGTGATCAATGGCGAAAAAGATTTTAGTGGTGTGACGCAGGGTGATGTCGTGATTCTGCCTGCTTTCGGTGCAACGGTTCAGGAAATGGAACTGCTTAATAACCGTGGTTGTACGATTGTCGATACAACTTGTCCTTGGGTATCCAAGGTTTGGACTTCTGTCGAAAAGCATAAAAAACAAGACTATACGTCTCTCATCCATGGTAAATACAAGCATGAAGAAACGGTTGCTACCAGCTCTTTTGCTGGAAAATATCTCGTTTTGCTTAATCTCGACGAAGCCAATTATGTGCGTGATTACATCCTGAATGGCGGCGATCGCCAAGCGTTTTTAGACAAATTCAAAAATGCCTATTCTGAAGGCTTTGACCCTGAGATTGATTTAGAACGTGTGGGCGTAGCGAATCAAACGACGATGCTCAAGAGCGAAACTGAGCAGATGGGTAAACTTTTTGAACAGACAATGCTTGAAAAGTTTGGGCCAACGGAATTGAATCAACATTTTATGAGCTTTAATACGATCTGTGATGCCACCCAAGAGCGTCAGGATGCGATGTTCGATCTCGTTAAAGAAGACCTTGATCTGATGGTTGTGATCGGTGGTTTTAATTCTTCTAATACAACTCACCTCCAGGAAATTGCCGTTGACTACAAAATTCCGTCCTATCACATCGATAGTGGCGATCGCCTCCTCGCGGATAATCGCATTGAGCACAAACCGTTAGGCGAAGACATTACGACCCAAGATAATTGGTTACCTTCTGGCAAGCTCAAAATTGGTATCACCTCTGGTGCGTCAACCCCCGACAAAGTGGTTGAAGATGTCATTGCTCATATCTTTACAGAGAAAGCTGAACCTGCTGTTCTTGCCTAA
- a CDS encoding Ycf66 family protein → MLAQGLAIAVAIGSTFLFLTAFIFPKLHRQDDFFWSAVGLFYALILWVCAGQMAGAVLLGQLASVILLGWFAWETLRLRQAIIDPTKIPNLDQVSLVGYVKEQLNRSPAPPKAKQPVAADPRSEVTPEEATQTADDPEVTETEASPESEAIIEPVQPETEEEVTTPEVTAESDVAVAEATDAETEPEEASEAISGEPESEVIATPETTEAEPETAELEAEQTESEPEVPADKIDKKGFSFGRLFGRKEKTTEEAVNPQNLDDIFEGDGEEESSTNSDAESASVTTDELETVSIDEIEVSLDVIDEASTEDSDVETEKEADK, encoded by the coding sequence ATGTTGGCACAGGGTTTGGCGATCGCCGTTGCCATTGGGAGTACATTTCTGTTTTTGACGGCCTTTATTTTCCCGAAGCTCCACCGCCAAGATGACTTTTTTTGGAGTGCTGTGGGGTTATTTTATGCGCTTATCCTTTGGGTTTGTGCAGGACAAATGGCGGGTGCTGTGCTCTTGGGTCAACTAGCCAGTGTGATTTTATTAGGTTGGTTTGCGTGGGAAACGCTTCGTCTTCGTCAAGCGATTATTGACCCGACAAAAATTCCAAATCTCGATCAGGTTTCGCTTGTGGGCTATGTGAAAGAGCAACTTAATCGATCGCCTGCCCCTCCAAAAGCAAAACAGCCTGTTGCTGCTGACCCCAGATCTGAAGTCACACCCGAAGAAGCAACTCAAACTGCTGACGATCCTGAAGTAACGGAAACAGAAGCATCTCCCGAATCTGAGGCCATTATTGAACCGGTGCAACCTGAAACTGAAGAGGAGGTTACAACACCTGAAGTGACTGCTGAATCTGATGTTGCAGTTGCAGAAGCCACAGATGCTGAAACTGAGCCTGAAGAAGCATCAGAAGCAATATCAGGTGAACCTGAATCTGAGGTGATCGCCACTCCCGAAACAACGGAAGCTGAACCGGAAACTGCTGAGCTAGAGGCAGAACAGACAGAGTCTGAGCCTGAAGTTCCCGCTGACAAAATTGATAAAAAGGGTTTTTCCTTTGGTCGTTTGTTTGGCCGCAAAGAAAAAACGACTGAAGAAGCTGTAAATCCCCAGAATCTCGATGATATTTTTGAAGGTGATGGAGAAGAGGAAAGCTCCACAAATTCTGATGCTGAATCTGCATCTGTAACAACGGATGAGCTTGAAACTGTCTCAATTGATGAAATCGAAGTGTCATTAGATGTTATTGATGAAGCCTCGACAGAAGATTCTGACGTAGAGACAGAAAAGGAAGCTGACAAGTAA
- the minE gene encoding cell division topological specificity factor MinE: MIQDLLEKLLNWQGNDSSSDEAKRRLKLVIAHDRVGLSAEKVEEMRQEILAVVAKYVEIDPSEMEFDLSSSDRMTALVANLPIRRIKDDNAPE, encoded by the coding sequence ATGATTCAGGATTTACTGGAAAAACTGCTGAACTGGCAGGGAAATGATAGCAGTAGTGATGAGGCGAAACGTCGCCTGAAGCTTGTGATTGCTCATGATCGGGTTGGTCTCAGTGCTGAGAAGGTTGAGGAAATGCGCCAAGAGATTTTGGCTGTAGTCGCAAAATATGTCGAGATTGATCCGTCAGAGATGGAATTCGATCTATCGAGTAGCGATCGCATGACAGCCTTAGTTGCAAATCTGCCAATTCGACGCATCAAAGACGACAATGCCCCAGAGTAG
- the minD gene encoding septum site-determining protein MinD, with the protein MSRVIVVTSGKGGVGKTTCTANLGSALVKLGKKVALVDADFGLRNLDLLLGLENRVVYTAVEAIAGECRLEQALVKDKRQNGLVLLPAAQNRNKESVTPTQMKQLIMKLNKAFDYILVDSPAGIEMGFRNAISAAREALVVTTPEITAVRDADRVVGLLEAYGIKRTRLIVNRLKPDMIKQNEMMSVEDVLEILAIPLLGIVPDDKNVIVASNKGEPLVLGEKKTSVPATAFLNIARRLEGEKVPLLDLMSDQEGLLSKIRRFFAG; encoded by the coding sequence ATGAGTCGCGTTATCGTTGTAACCTCCGGCAAAGGGGGCGTTGGCAAAACTACCTGTACGGCAAACTTAGGTTCAGCCCTCGTTAAGTTGGGGAAGAAAGTTGCCCTTGTTGATGCGGATTTTGGTCTCCGAAATCTCGATCTACTCCTCGGTTTAGAAAATCGTGTAGTTTATACTGCTGTGGAGGCGATCGCCGGAGAATGTCGCCTAGAGCAGGCCCTCGTGAAGGATAAGCGACAAAATGGATTGGTTCTTTTACCCGCCGCCCAGAACCGTAACAAAGAATCCGTTACGCCGACCCAGATGAAGCAGCTCATTATGAAGCTGAACAAAGCATTTGACTATATTTTGGTGGATAGCCCTGCTGGGATTGAAATGGGTTTCCGCAATGCGATTTCTGCGGCCCGTGAGGCTTTGGTTGTTACAACGCCTGAGATTACCGCTGTGCGTGACGCAGATCGGGTTGTTGGGTTACTCGAAGCCTATGGCATCAAACGCACTCGCCTGATTGTGAACCGTCTGAAGCCAGACATGATTAAGCAGAATGAGATGATGAGTGTTGAGGATGTCCTAGAAATTCTCGCGATTCCGCTGTTGGGAATTGTCCCAGACGATAAAAATGTGATTGTTGCGAGTAATAAGGGTGAACCCCTTGTTCTCGGTGAGAAAAAGACATCGGTGCCTGCTACTGCGTTCCTCAATATTGCCCGTCGTCTCGAAGGAGAAAAAGTACCACTTCTTGATCTGATGTCTGATCAAGAGGGGCTTCTTTCTAAAATCCGTCGGTTTTTTGCCGGCTAA
- a CDS encoding septum site-determining protein MinC encodes MDEQQNQPASKSKQTPDDPGQNIESESTSAENVIVEDTSPLEIQLGLEEEQLTLVLPTTARRPIEDWDATWELLAQHLDQHQEFPVLNVSLLAQNQLLGGRQLQQLAELLAQHQLQLKRVRTSRRQTAIAAATAGYGVEQEPLAKLLADIPSKLEPIKPVSDGSDALYVSQTIRSGVEIRHKGSIVVVGDVNPGGVIIAERNIIIWGCLRGVAHAGSDGDRSCRIMALQMQPTQLRIADMVARSSLKNPDHLQPETAYLTTEGIRLASALKFSKNYFYEEDGQIWEEMPDPLNL; translated from the coding sequence ATGGATGAGCAACAGAACCAACCCGCCTCAAAATCTAAACAAACCCCTGATGACCCTGGACAGAATATAGAGTCAGAGTCGACTTCTGCTGAGAATGTTATCGTCGAAGATACTTCCCCCCTCGAAATTCAACTGGGTTTAGAGGAGGAACAGCTGACCCTTGTGTTACCGACAACAGCGCGGCGACCGATTGAGGACTGGGATGCCACTTGGGAGTTATTAGCCCAACACCTCGATCAGCACCAAGAATTTCCGGTGTTAAATGTGAGTTTACTGGCCCAAAATCAGCTGCTTGGTGGTCGTCAGCTCCAACAGTTAGCTGAGCTACTCGCGCAACATCAATTGCAGTTAAAACGAGTTCGCACAAGCCGCAGACAAACGGCGATCGCCGCCGCCACCGCTGGTTATGGTGTCGAACAAGAACCCCTGGCCAAATTGCTCGCGGATATTCCGAGTAAATTGGAGCCGATTAAGCCTGTGAGTGATGGTAGTGATGCGTTGTATGTGTCGCAAACGATTCGCTCTGGTGTGGAAATTCGCCATAAAGGATCGATTGTGGTGGTCGGTGATGTGAATCCAGGTGGTGTCATTATTGCGGAGCGAAATATCATAATTTGGGGCTGTCTGCGTGGGGTTGCCCATGCTGGATCTGATGGCGATCGCTCCTGCCGGATTATGGCGCTACAGATGCAACCGACCCAATTACGAATTGCGGATATGGTGGCACGATCTTCACTGAAAAACCCTGATCATTTACAACCAGAGACTGCCTATCTCACAACAGAAGGGATTCGCCTTGCCTCAGCCTTAAAATTTTCTAAAAATTATTTTTACGAAGAAGATGGGCAAATTTGGGAGGAAATGCCAGATCCCCTTAATCTATAA
- a CDS encoding pyridoxal phosphate-dependent aminotransferase — protein sequence MNLASRVGQVKPSITLTISAKAKAMKADGIDVCSFSAGEPDFATPAHIVAAAKQALDDGKTRYGAAAGEPLLRQAIARKFNEENNLPYEKENIIVTNGGKHSLYNLMMALIEPGDEVIIPAPYWVSYPEMVILAGGTPVYIDATAENQYKITPDQLRAAITDKTKLFVFNSPSNPTGSVYNPAEVAVIAEVLVEHQLLVVSDEIYEKILYDGTVHQSIGSVSDAIFPLTITCNGFAKAFSMTGWRLGYIGAPLEIIKAMTTIQSHSTSNVCTFAQFGAIAALEGGLDCVNEMLSAFAKRRTFVLDAVRSIDGLSCPAPDGAFYIFVDVSKSGLDSLTFCKRFLDEQKVATIPGVAFGNDNCIRLSYATDLATLEKGMERLNQFMGSL from the coding sequence ATGAATTTGGCATCAAGAGTTGGTCAAGTAAAGCCCTCTATCACTTTAACAATTTCAGCAAAAGCAAAGGCAATGAAGGCTGATGGGATCGATGTCTGTAGCTTTAGTGCTGGAGAACCAGATTTTGCAACGCCAGCTCATATTGTTGCCGCAGCGAAACAGGCGCTGGATGATGGAAAAACTCGTTATGGTGCAGCTGCAGGAGAACCTTTATTACGGCAGGCGATCGCCCGTAAATTTAACGAAGAAAATAATCTCCCTTACGAAAAAGAAAATATTATCGTCACCAACGGGGGCAAACATTCTCTGTACAACCTGATGATGGCGCTCATTGAGCCAGGGGATGAGGTGATTATTCCGGCGCCCTATTGGGTGAGTTATCCCGAGATGGTGATCCTTGCTGGTGGGACACCCGTTTATATTGATGCGACGGCGGAAAATCAATACAAAATTACGCCTGATCAGTTGCGCGCTGCGATTACGGACAAGACAAAATTATTTGTTTTTAATTCGCCGTCTAATCCCACAGGTTCTGTCTATAACCCTGCTGAAGTGGCGGTGATCGCCGAGGTTTTAGTGGAACATCAGCTCTTAGTTGTTTCCGATGAAATCTACGAAAAAATTCTGTATGACGGGACTGTTCATCAGAGTATTGGGTCTGTCAGTGACGCAATCTTTCCGCTAACGATTACTTGTAATGGCTTTGCAAAAGCGTTTTCGATGACGGGTTGGCGACTAGGTTATATTGGTGCGCCCCTCGAAATTATTAAGGCGATGACCACGATCCAGAGCCACAGCACCTCTAATGTTTGTACCTTTGCGCAATTTGGGGCGATCGCCGCGTTAGAGGGTGGTTTAGATTGTGTGAATGAAATGCTCTCGGCATTCGCGAAACGTCGGACATTTGTGCTCGATGCTGTGCGCAGTATTGATGGCCTGAGTTGCCCAGCTCCCGATGGCGCCTTTTATATTTTTGTCGATGTCAGTAAAAGCGGCTTAGATTCATTGACCTTCTGCAAAAGATTTCTTGATGAGCAAAAAGTTGCCACAATTCCGGGCGTCGCCTTTGGCAATGACAACTGTATTCGTCTCTCCTATGCCACTGATCTCGCAACTTTGGAGAAAGGTATGGAACGTCTCAATCAATTTATGGGAAGCCTGTAA
- a CDS encoding histidinol-phosphate transaminase has protein sequence MSFLRADLDQLKAYVSHPGGATTQQVDILDTNESPYDLPTELKEKLADHYVNAIATNRYPDGSQHHLKTLIASYVQQSARLTASLGTQNVSVGNGSDELIRSILIATCLGGEGSILVADPTFSMYRILATTLGIPTITVNRHLSDFSMDLDAAQQAIAQTKRPPVRVVFVVHPNSPTGQCLTPAEIDWLRSLPEDILVVVDEAYYEFSQQTLLAEVLNRPNWLIMRTFSKAFRLAALRVGYAIAQPEVITALEKVRLPYNLPSFSQAAAILALEHKDYLLATVPEIQAEREKLFTQLRNVDKLKLWHSDANFIHARLQPIRQPQDEKLAQLVETLKTQGTLIRHTGGGLRISVGAVQENQRTLVRLTKSIELLS, from the coding sequence ATGTCTTTTCTTCGTGCCGATCTTGACCAACTAAAAGCCTACGTTTCACACCCTGGTGGCGCAACAACGCAGCAAGTCGACATCCTCGATACCAATGAAAGTCCTTATGACCTGCCTACGGAACTTAAAGAGAAACTGGCGGATCATTATGTCAATGCGATCGCCACAAATCGCTATCCAGATGGCAGCCAGCACCACCTCAAAACGTTAATAGCCTCCTACGTCCAGCAGTCGGCGAGATTAACTGCGAGTTTGGGAACCCAAAATGTTTCTGTGGGTAATGGCTCTGATGAATTAATTCGGTCAATTTTAATCGCCACTTGTCTCGGAGGCGAAGGGTCAATTCTTGTTGCAGACCCAACGTTTTCGATGTATCGCATTTTGGCGACCACCCTCGGGATTCCGACCATCACAGTCAATCGTCACCTCAGTGATTTTTCGATGGATCTCGACGCAGCGCAACAGGCGATCGCCCAAACAAAACGACCACCCGTCAGAGTTGTATTTGTCGTTCACCCGAACTCTCCCACTGGACAATGCCTCACACCAGCCGAAATCGATTGGCTGCGATCGCTCCCTGAAGATATTTTGGTGGTTGTCGACGAAGCTTATTACGAATTTAGTCAGCAGACTCTTCTCGCCGAGGTCTTAAATCGTCCGAACTGGTTGATTATGCGCACCTTCTCTAAAGCTTTTCGATTAGCTGCTTTGCGAGTGGGATATGCGATCGCCCAACCAGAAGTGATTACGGCTCTAGAGAAAGTCCGACTGCCTTATAACCTACCGAGTTTTTCCCAAGCAGCTGCGATTCTTGCCCTTGAACATAAAGATTATTTACTGGCCACAGTTCCCGAAATTCAAGCAGAGCGAGAAAAACTCTTTACCCAACTCCGAAATGTAGACAAGCTCAAACTTTGGCATAGCGATGCTAACTTTATCCATGCTCGTCTACAGCCAATTAGGCAACCCCAAGATGAGAAATTAGCCCAACTCGTAGAAACACTGAAGACACAAGGCACATTAATTCGGCATACTGGAGGGGGATTACGGATCAGCGTGGGTGCTGTACAGGAAAATCAACGGACGTTGGTGCGTCTAACGAAGTCAATAGAGCTGCTCTCGTAA
- a CDS encoding EAL domain-containing protein, producing the protein MPALVASLSITGGVLGAKYLGWLQTIELNALDRMIRLQAMVGDRPTTLDDRFLIVEIDDQDLQNFQQIPLTDDIVATALENLQKHDPKVIGLDIYRNIPNPPGTKRLATQLAKENLIAIYNPQHGLPLDSSGENIQENQGFNLVIIDSDNIQRRKLLALRSENRPLYSFGLLVSQVYLGESDHPIELEDNGLKLGSHYIPAINQHSGGYRLPASEARGWQTLLQFSAQQQIAQSVTISDIVAETFDPELVQDRIVLIGSTAKTQKDTFMTPYSVSKTDGHLTPGVFLHAQAIQKILDTATDGDHFFSYWTEGQEFVWIFIWASIGGATTWLFYRTKLFVGVSIGNVTILCGSSYLLFLSNVWIPVAAPIIALFVSWSSVLAYRLFYEEKYDVLTGLQNRDSFLQQVSLSNASLTDPSNTGAIAVLSVDIDRFKSINESYGHYHGDAILKQVVQRLRSQLPQDRQLARMGANEFGILVSNLTTDTAVIDIVDNIKRKLKEPFQINEQKLYLTCSTGVALHTSETCITAEDLWLQAHTAMNRAKTSRRGNYEIFAAGMQTQSLNRLTLESDLRQAIEQDEFQLVYQPIFAMDTGLLQGFEALVRWHSPTRGLVSPNRFISIAEETDLILPIGQWVLEEGCRQFKEWQETLNLDERLVLSINLSSRQFSQSNLKKSVETILKNTGLDASSLKLEVTESMVMDDIKETIKTLNELKTLNVKLSIDDFGTGYSSLSYLNDFPVDTLKIDRSFVSKISEKASSLAIPSAVIALGHNLGMDIVAEGIENISQFQILKSLNCEYGQGFFFAKPLERKAVTPFLKKWNNHPFDPDIFVTNSK; encoded by the coding sequence ATGCCGGCTCTGGTGGCAAGTCTGAGTATTACCGGAGGTGTACTTGGCGCGAAATATTTGGGTTGGCTCCAGACCATTGAGCTGAATGCCCTTGATCGGATGATCCGCTTGCAAGCAATGGTTGGCGATCGCCCAACAACTCTCGATGATCGTTTTCTAATTGTCGAAATTGATGATCAAGACCTACAAAATTTCCAACAAATTCCCCTAACCGATGACATTGTTGCGACTGCCCTCGAAAACTTGCAGAAGCATGACCCTAAAGTTATCGGACTCGATATCTATCGCAATATTCCCAACCCTCCTGGCACTAAACGTCTCGCCACACAGCTCGCCAAAGAGAACCTGATTGCAATTTACAATCCCCAACATGGTTTACCGCTGGACTCATCTGGAGAAAATATTCAAGAAAACCAAGGATTTAATCTTGTCATCATCGATTCAGATAATATCCAGCGTCGCAAATTACTAGCTCTCCGTAGTGAAAATCGTCCTCTATACTCTTTCGGTTTACTAGTCAGCCAAGTTTATCTAGGCGAATCCGATCATCCGATCGAGCTCGAAGACAATGGCTTGAAACTAGGTAGCCATTATATTCCTGCCATCAATCAACATTCTGGAGGATATCGTTTACCAGCATCAGAAGCTCGCGGCTGGCAAACTTTGCTTCAATTTTCTGCTCAACAACAAATCGCTCAAAGTGTCACCATCAGCGACATTGTTGCTGAAACTTTTGACCCAGAGCTTGTTCAAGATCGTATTGTCTTAATTGGCAGCACAGCAAAAACCCAGAAAGATACCTTTATGACCCCCTACAGCGTCAGCAAGACGGATGGTCATCTCACGCCGGGTGTCTTTCTCCATGCTCAAGCCATTCAGAAAATTTTAGATACGGCGACGGACGGCGATCATTTTTTCTCTTACTGGACTGAAGGTCAAGAATTTGTTTGGATTTTTATCTGGGCATCCATTGGCGGAGCAACAACTTGGCTGTTTTACCGCACCAAACTGTTTGTGGGAGTCAGTATTGGGAATGTAACTATCCTCTGCGGCAGTAGCTACTTGCTCTTTTTAAGTAATGTTTGGATTCCAGTGGCAGCACCAATAATTGCCTTATTTGTCAGCTGGAGTAGTGTCCTCGCATATCGTTTATTTTATGAAGAAAAATATGATGTCCTCACTGGACTGCAGAACCGCGATTCCTTTTTGCAACAAGTATCTCTCAGTAATGCAAGCCTTACAGACCCATCTAATACAGGGGCGATCGCCGTCTTATCCGTAGACATTGACCGATTTAAATCCATTAATGAGAGCTACGGTCATTACCATGGCGACGCGATCCTCAAACAAGTTGTCCAACGCCTTCGCTCACAGCTTCCTCAAGATCGCCAATTGGCTCGGATGGGAGCAAATGAATTCGGTATTCTCGTCTCCAATCTCACCACAGACACTGCCGTTATCGATATCGTTGACAACATTAAGCGCAAACTCAAAGAGCCGTTTCAGATCAACGAGCAAAAACTCTATCTAACTTGCAGCACAGGTGTTGCGCTCCACACCAGCGAAACTTGCATTACAGCTGAAGATTTATGGCTACAGGCACACACAGCCATGAATCGCGCCAAAACATCAAGACGTGGCAACTACGAGATTTTTGCGGCAGGGATGCAAACCCAATCATTAAATCGCCTCACCCTTGAAAGTGATCTTCGCCAAGCAATTGAACAAGATGAATTCCAGCTTGTTTATCAACCCATCTTTGCTATGGACACTGGACTTCTACAAGGATTTGAAGCCTTAGTACGATGGCATAGCCCCACCAGAGGGCTCGTCTCACCCAATCGCTTTATTTCCATCGCCGAAGAAACAGACCTTATTCTTCCTATCGGCCAGTGGGTACTCGAAGAAGGTTGTCGACAATTTAAAGAATGGCAAGAAACACTCAATCTCGATGAAAGATTAGTCTTGAGCATCAACCTCTCCAGTCGACAATTTAGTCAAAGCAATCTAAAAAAAAGCGTCGAAACCATCCTGAAAAACACAGGGTTAGATGCCTCCTCGCTCAAACTAGAAGTCACCGAAAGCATGGTGATGGATGACATAAAAGAAACGATTAAAACGCTGAATGAGCTCAAGACTCTAAATGTAAAATTGAGCATTGACGATTTTGGAACAGGCTATTCTTCATTGAGTTACCTCAACGACTTTCCAGTTGACACCTTAAAAATAGACCGCTCCTTCGTTAGTAAGATTTCAGAAAAAGCGAGTAGTCTTGCTATCCCAAGTGCAGTTATCGCCCTCGGCCATAACTTAGGGATGGATATCGTGGCAGAAGGCATCGAAAATATCTCGCAGTTTCAAATCCTTAAAAGCCTGAATTGTGAATATGGTCAGGGTTTCTTCTTCGCTAAACCATTAGAGCGAAAAGCAGTAACGCCATTCCTCAAAAAATGGAATAATCACCCTTTTGACCCCGATATTTTTGTCACAAACAGCAAATAG